The DNA window GACCCGAAAGAGCTGCGTCGCCAGCGGGCCGAGAAAAGCGCTGGAAAGTAATCATTTTTCGGACATTAAAAAAGCGCTCATTGAGCGCTTTTTTGCATTTTACGACCTTACTCGGTAGTCAGAGCAGGTTTGTTATCTATATTAGTCAACACTCCACTGCTGTCGAAAGTCAGGGTAAGAGTCTGCTGGGTGACTTTTTCATGCCCAGGCTGCTGACGGAAAACATAGAACCAAGTGTTGGTACCAAACGGATCCGACATCATTGGAGTACCCAGTGCATAGGCGACCTGTTGTTGTGTCATGCCGACCCGAATTTTTGCTACATCGGTCGGTGCCAGATAGTTACCCTGGTTGATGTCAGGACGGTAAACCACTCGTTCCAGAGTGGAACAGCCTGCGGTCAACATAAGAAGAACCGCTGCGGCAGCAGTCAGCGTTTTACAGCGCATAGTGATTTGATTCCTTTTTGGGCCCGAGCAGTACGTGGCTCATCTGTAATATGCCGATGATAATAGACCTTTGCCCGGTTGGGAACCTTCGACTGCAGGTCTATCGGCAATTTGCTGTTCACTATGACTCTGCGAAAATCAAAAAGTTTACGCAGCGAGCAACTCTTTCGCGTTTGCCAGGGTGTTGCGGGTGACCTCGCTACCGCCTAGCAGACGGGCTAATTCTTGCAAACGTGCGCGTTTATCCAGAGGGTGCATATGCGTTTCCGTCATCTCTCCATCGGTTTCCTTGCAGACGAAGAAATGATGATGACCGCAGCCCGCTACCTGAGGTAGATGGGTTACGCACATCACCTGGGTTGATTCACCTAACTGGCGCAGCAGTTTGCCAACTACCGCTGCTGTCGGACCGCTAATACCAACATCCACCTCATCGAAAATCAATGCCGGCGTTTCCATTTTCCGTGCGGTGATAACCTGAATCGCCAGCGCGATACGAGAGAGTTCGCCTCCGGAAGCGACTTTGGCTATCGACTGTAGCGGCTGTCCGGGGTTTGTGGTCACCCGGAATTCTATATGGTCTGCACCTTCGGCGGTAAGGTGACGTTCATCAAACGAGACATCAATGGCGAACATCCCGTGCGGCATGGAAAGTAAGTGCATACTCTCCGTAATCAGTTGAGCCAGCTCATCGGCACTTTTCTGGCGAAGTGCGTGCAGCTGCTTTGCCGTATCCAGCGCTAACTGATGGTGCTCGACTACCATTTGACCGAGGGATTCCAGAGAACCTGCGCTATCGTCCAGAAGACGCTGCTCTTCCAGCAAAGCTTGATGGAATGCCGGAAGCTCTTCGGGCGTAATCTGATACTTACGTGCCAGGGTAATTTGTCGGGAGATACGCTGTTCCAACTCAAACAGACGGTTCGGATCGAGATCGAGACGGTCGTTATAATGGCGTAGCTCATCGGTGGCTTCGATGAGCTGGATAGACGCCTCTTCCAGCATATCCAGTATCCCTGAAAGTTTGCTATCCATACTAACCAACTCATTTACCAGCTGTTTAGTGGTATAAAGCTGGCTTTGCAGATTGGCTTCTTCACCATCTGCCAGTACCGTTAGCGCGTGTTGGCAGACGGTCAAGAGTTGGCCACTATTAGCCAGACGTTTGTACTCTTCATCAATTTGCTCAAATTCACCCGACAGCGGACTGAATTCGTTTAACTCTTTCAATTGATATTGCAACAGGTCTGCGCGGGCTGCGCGTTCCTGACTTTGCTGCTGATGCTGAGCCAATTCGCGGCAGCTTTGATGCCACTGGGAATAGTGTTCAGCCATACGCTGAGTAAGTACATACTCACCAGTATAGCTATCAAGCAGTGTTTTCTGATGTTCGGATTTAGTCAGTAACTGGTGTGCATGCTGGCCGTGGATCTGGATAAGCTGCTGACCCAGCTCGCGAAGCTGGGAGAGAGGGACTGCGGTACCGTTGATAAAGCCGCGGGAGCGACCGTCTACGCTAATAACACGGCGAAGTAAACACTCACGTCCGCTTTCCAGTTGGTTCAGTTCCAGCCAACGTTGAGCAGCAGGTGTGTCTTTCAGGGAGAAGCGTGCGCATAAATCAGCCCGGCTGGCGCCTCTGCGCACCATATCGGCTTCAGCCCGACCACCGAGGCACAGCCCCAGCGCGTCGATAGCAATCGATTTACCAGCACCGGTTTCACCGGTGATGGCGGTCATACCGTTGTGAAAATCGATTTCCAGCTCACGAACGATAGCAAAATTACTGATAGTGAGTTGTGCCAACATAGTGCCTTCCTGTATGAAAAACCATTACTGTGTTTTCGTACAGTATAGACTGGTTTTTTATCCAGTAAAGAGGCAGGCTACAAAATCAGAACAATTTTTTCGACCAGCCAAGCTTGGTGCTTAATGTATTGAAATAGCTGTAGTCTTTGGGATGGATGAGATTGAGATGATAATCGCAGCGGCGGATTAGCACATCTTCACCATCCTGAATGGGGAGTGCTATCTGGCTGTCGCAGCTAATTTCAAGGTCGCTGCAGCGCTGAGAAAAGCGCAGGCGGATGGTGCTGTCGCCGTTAATCACTAGCGGGCGGGCGGAAAGCGTATGCGGGAACATGGGCACCAGGGTAATAGCATCCAGCGATGGTGTGAGGATTGGGCCGCCAGCGGATAGTGAATAGGCGGTGGAGCCGGTCGGTGTGGAGATAATCAGGCCGTCGGAACGTTGAGAGAAGGCAAAAACCTCATCGATATAGACTTCGAACTCAATCATGTGCGCGACTTTACCAGGATGCAGGACGACTTCGTTAATTGCTGTGCTGATGCGTTTCTGGCAATCCTGCTGGCACACCTGTGCTTCTAATAAGAAGCGTTTTTCGGCGATATAGTGGCCTTCGAGAACATCGGCAAGTTGCTGTAGCGCATTATCCGGGTCGAGGTCGGTCAGAAAACCGAGATTACCGCGGTTAATCCCAATAACGTTAATGTCGTAGCGCGCCAGGGTGCGCGCCGCGCCGAGCATATTGCCGTCGCCGCCAACGACAACGGCGAGATCAGCCTGCTGGCCTATTTCCGCCAGTGTCCCGGTCTTAACATTGCTAAGCTGTAGTTCATGAGCAATTTGCTGCTCAACCAGCACTTCATAACCTTTGCTGGACAGCCAGCGCCAGAGCATTTCATGTGTGGTCAGCGCGGTTGGGTGACGAGGGTGTCCCACAATGCCTATACACTTGAAGTGGTTCTTCATGATCTGGATGTCCTTGCGTTAAATGAATAGTGACAATCTGGCCGTGTTCACTTGAAACCCGGAAACTGATCCCCATAATAAGCGAAGTTAGCGAGATGAATGCGAAAAAAACGCGGAGAAATTCATGAGTAGTAAAGAACAGAAAACGCCTGAGGGGCAAGCCCCGGAAGAAATTATCACGGAGCAGCACGACGACGTTGAGGCGCTAGAGCCTGAAGTTTCGGCTGAGCAGGTGGATCCGCGCGATGAAACCATTGCGAATCTGGAAGCACAGCTTGTTGAAGCACAGAAGCGTGAGCGTGAAGTGATGCTGCGTGCAAAAGCTGATGAAGACAACTTGCGCCGTCGTACCGAGCTGGATATTGAAAAAGCGCATAAATTCGCGCTGGAGAAGTTCGTCAATGAATTGCTGCCGGTAATCGATAGCCTGGATCGCGCACTGGAAGTGGCTGATAAAGCGAATCCGGATATGGCTCCGATGGTTGAAGGTATTGAGCTCACGTTGAAGTCAATGCTCGATGTTGTGCGTAAGTTCGGCGTGGAAGTGATTGCTGATACCGACGTGCCGCTGGATCCGAACGTGCATCAGGCCATTGCGATGGTTGAGTCTGAAGATGTCGCGGCTGGCAAGGTGCTGGGTGTGATGCAGAAGGGCTATACCCTGAATGGTCGTACTATTCGCGCAGCGATGGTGACCGTGGCGAAAGCCAAGTAAATGACTTCAAACGGCTACCTCCGGTAGCCGTTTTGCTATTAATGGTGAACCGAAATTTGCTGTGATCTTCTGGATTAGCCGTTACTCCGCAACGCTCTCGCGAATGGGTTTCACAGGCATTACCTTCACCTGTTTAATCATATTCTCCTGAACATCAAGAATATCGATATCATACTGTTCGATGCGTACGCGAGTGCCTGGCGCCGGGATCTCTTCAAGAGCTTCGAGGATAATTCCGTTAATCGTCCTGGCTTCATCTTCCGGCAGATGCCAGTTAAACGCTTTGTTAATTTCACGTACGTTGGCGGTGCCGTCAATAATCACTGAGCCATCGTTAAGCGGCGTGACTTCTTCTGCAAGCGTTGGCGACATTGATGTTGTGAAATCACCTACGATCTCTTCGAGGATATCTTCAACCGTCACCAGGCCCTGAATATCGCCATACTCATCAACCACCAGGCCAACTTTCTTCTTATTACGTTGGAATTTCACCAGTTGGGTGCTGAGCGGCGTGCCTTCTGGTACGAAGTAAATTTCATCGGCGGCGCGCAGCATTACCTCTTTAGTGAATTCTTTTTTCTCCGTCATCAGGCGATAGGCTTCGCGTACGCGTAGCATACTCATTGCGTCGTCCAGGGTATCGCGGTACAGCACAATGCGTCCGTGTGGAGAATGGGTCAGTTGACGAACAATTGACTTCCAGTCGTCGTTAATATCAATGCCGACGATTTCGTTGCGGGGAACCATGATGTCGTCAACGCTGACTTTCTCCAGGTCCAGCACGGATAGCAGCATGTCCTGGTTACGGCGGGAGATTTGCGATCGCGATTCATTAACGATGGTACGTAATTCATCTTTACTTAATGCGCCACTGATAACGATGTCGGTTTTGATGCCCATCATGCGCATCAGGACTCGGGTGATGGTGTTGAGCAGCCACACCAGCGGCATCATCAGTATTTGCAGAGGGGCTAGCAGGAAACTGCTTGGATAGGCGACCTTCTCCGGATAAAGCGCAGCAATTGTTTTTGGTAGCACCTCGGCAAACACCAGCACCACAAAGGTCAGGACACCTGTGGCAATCGCGACGCCGACGTCACCATACAGGCGCATACCAACAATGGTGCCCAGCGCCGAGGCGAGGATATTGACGAGGTTATTGCCGATAAGCACGAGACTGATTAAACGATCGGGTTTGCGTAGCAGCTTTTCGACGCGTTTTGCCTGGCGGTTGCCTTGTTTTGCCATATGGCGCAGACGATAGCGGTTTAGCGTCATCATGCCGGTTTCTGAACCGGAGAAATAGGCCGAGATAATCACCATAATGATCAGAGTAACGATCAGCGTGGTGGTGGAGATATGTTCCACTTAGGGTTCCTTAAAGACTTAACTCATGAACTGTTGTAATACACGGCTACCGAAGTAAGCCAGCGTCAGCAGCCCTGCACCTGTCACGTTGAACCAGACGACCCGGCGTCCGCGCCACCCTTCATGATAGTGGCCCCAAAGCAGGACGATATAGACGAACCATGCCACGATTGACAACACGGCTTTATCAATATTTTCCGCGCTGAACAGGTTATGCATGTAGAACAGCCCGGTACACAGAGTCAGAGTTAGCAGAACTACGCCGATCTGGGTGATATGAAACATTTTACGTTCAATGCTCATGAGTGGCGGCATTTCGCTGCTAAAGGCCAGTCGTTTATTTTTTAATTGATAGTCAATCCACGCCAGCTGTAGTGCGTAAAGGGCTGCGATAATTAGCGTAGCATAGGAGAAAAGCGACAGGCCGATATGCACCAACATACCCGGCGTGGTCTCCAGATGCGTGATGTACTCGTTCGGCATAAAGGTGGCGAAAGCGAGGTTGATCAACGCGAAGGTGTAGACGATAGGCAGCAATAACCAACCGCGATTACGTGACGCAACGATGGTCATTACCGTGCAAATCATCAGACTAACCAGCGATCCCACGTTTAATAAACTAAGGTTTTGCCCGCTTTCGCCGCCAGGGAAAATGCGTGACTCCAGCGCAAAGGCGTGACAAATCAACGCAATAGTTGCGGAAAGAATCGCCATCCGCCGCCAGCTGCTATTTTTTTGCAGCAGGCCAGGGACGATCAGCGCGAGGCTGATGGAATAGGCGACAAGGGCGAGTAGAGCAAAAACAGGCATATGGGCGTCGACTGTTGACTAAATAGTAAAGAGAAGCAGTATAACGTCACGTGACTCAGGCTCCAACCGTTGCAGCACATTCGCGTTTATGTCGTGTTATACTGCGCCCATTCCGTTTTTTTGTGTCGCTGCGGCGACCGACCGTTTCCACCTCAGGCGAGAGACAATGTTTGATAATTTAACCGATCGTTTGTCGCGTACGCTGCGCAACATTAGCGGCCGCGGACGCCTTACCGAAGACAATATTAAAGATACCCTGCGCGAAGTGCGCATGGCGCTGCTGGAGGCAGACGTCGCTCTGCCTGTGGTCCGTGACTTTATCAGCCGTGTAAAAGAAAGCGCGGTAGGCCATGAAGTTAACAAAAGCCTGACCCCAGGCCAGGAATTCGTCAAAATCGTGCGCAACGAGCTGGTTGCGGCGATGGGCGAAGAGAACCAGGCGTTGGATTTAGCCGCACAGCCCCCAGCCGTTGTGCTGATGGCGGGCCTGCAAGGTGCAGGTAAAACGACCAGCGTGGCTAAGCTGGGTAAATTTCTGCGTGAAAAGCACAAGAAGAAAGTGCTGGTTGTCTCTGCGGACGTTTATCGTCCGGCGGCGATCAAACAGCTGGAAACGCTGGCTGAGCAGGTTAGCGTCGATTTCTTCCCGTCTGATGTTGGTCAGAAACCTGTTGATATTGTTAACGCTGCGCTGAAAGAAGCGAAGCTGAAGTTCTATGACGTGCTACTGGTGGATACCGCTGGCCGTCTGCACGTTGATGAAGCGATGATGGATGAGATCAAACAGGTCCATGCCTCGCTTAACCCGGTAGAGACCCTGTTCGTTGTCGATGCGATGACTGGCCAGGATGCGGCGAATACGGCGAAGGCTTTTAACGAAGCGCTGCCGTTGACCGGGGTCGTGCTGACCAAAGTGGACGGTGACGCCCGCGGTGGTGCAGCGCTGTCGATTCGTCATATCACCGGCAAGCCGATTAAATTCCTCGGCGTCGGTGAGAAAACCGAAGCGCTGGAGCCGTTCCATCCTGACCGTATCGCTTCTCGTATTCTTGGCATGGGCGACGTGCTGTCGCTGATCGAAGATATCGAAAGTAAAGTCGACCGCGCGCAGGCTGAGAAGCTGGCCTCCAAGCTGAAAAAAGGTGACGGTTTTGACCTGACTGACTTCCTTGAACAGCTGCGTCAGATGAAAAACATGGGCGGTATGGCCAGCCTGATGGGCAAACTGCCGGGCATGGGGCAGATCCCGGATAACGTTAAATCACAGATGGATGACAAGGTGCTGGTGCGTATGGAAGCGATCATCAATTCGATGACGTTGAAAGAGCGTGCTAAACCAGAAATCATCAAAGGTTCGCGCAAGCGCCGTATCGCCGCTGGCTGCGGAATGCAGGTGCAGGATGTGAACCGTTTGCTCAAACAGTTTGACGATATGCAGCGCATGATGAAGAAGATGAAGTCGAAAGGCGGCATGATGAAGATGATGCGGGGCATGAAGGGGATGATGCCTCCGGGATTCCCCGGCCGCTAAAACAAGGGATATAAGGCTATCTTGTTTGCCATTTTACTCTCGGGGTGTGCTCGACAAAACACAATCGTGTTTTGAACGCCCTTAGGGCGGCCCGAAGGGCGAGCGCAGCGAGTAAATGTTCACGTACTACGTGTACGCTCCGCTTTCTGCGCGCGCGCCGGAACTAAACTGGCCGCACCGATATACGCCTTATAACCCTTGTTTGGCATATGTGAATCATATGCTGATTG is part of the Klebsiella huaxiensis genome and encodes:
- the bamE gene encoding outer membrane protein assembly factor BamE, whose product is MRCKTLTAAAAVLLMLTAGCSTLERVVYRPDINQGNYLAPTDVAKIRVGMTQQQVAYALGTPMMSDPFGTNTWFYVFRQQPGHEKVTQQTLTLTFDSSGVLTNIDNKPALTTE
- the recN gene encoding DNA repair protein RecN, yielding MLAQLTISNFAIVRELEIDFHNGMTAITGETGAGKSIAIDALGLCLGGRAEADMVRRGASRADLCARFSLKDTPAAQRWLELNQLESGRECLLRRVISVDGRSRGFINGTAVPLSQLRELGQQLIQIHGQHAHQLLTKSEHQKTLLDSYTGEYVLTQRMAEHYSQWHQSCRELAQHQQQSQERAARADLLQYQLKELNEFSPLSGEFEQIDEEYKRLANSGQLLTVCQHALTVLADGEEANLQSQLYTTKQLVNELVSMDSKLSGILDMLEEASIQLIEATDELRHYNDRLDLDPNRLFELEQRISRQITLARKYQITPEELPAFHQALLEEQRLLDDSAGSLESLGQMVVEHHQLALDTAKQLHALRQKSADELAQLITESMHLLSMPHGMFAIDVSFDERHLTAEGADHIEFRVTTNPGQPLQSIAKVASGGELSRIALAIQVITARKMETPALIFDEVDVGISGPTAAVVGKLLRQLGESTQVMCVTHLPQVAGCGHHHFFVCKETDGEMTETHMHPLDKRARLQELARLLGGSEVTRNTLANAKELLAA
- the nadK gene encoding NAD(+) kinase codes for the protein MKNHFKCIGIVGHPRHPTALTTHEMLWRWLSSKGYEVLVEQQIAHELQLSNVKTGTLAEIGQQADLAVVVGGDGNMLGAARTLARYDINVIGINRGNLGFLTDLDPDNALQQLADVLEGHYIAEKRFLLEAQVCQQDCQKRISTAINEVVLHPGKVAHMIEFEVYIDEVFAFSQRSDGLIISTPTGSTAYSLSAGGPILTPSLDAITLVPMFPHTLSARPLVINGDSTIRLRFSQRCSDLEISCDSQIALPIQDGEDVLIRRCDYHLNLIHPKDYSYFNTLSTKLGWSKKLF
- the grpE gene encoding nucleotide exchange factor GrpE, producing the protein MSSKEQKTPEGQAPEEIITEQHDDVEALEPEVSAEQVDPRDETIANLEAQLVEAQKREREVMLRAKADEDNLRRRTELDIEKAHKFALEKFVNELLPVIDSLDRALEVADKANPDMAPMVEGIELTLKSMLDVVRKFGVEVIADTDVPLDPNVHQAIAMVESEDVAAGKVLGVMQKGYTLNGRTIRAAMVTVAKAK
- a CDS encoding HlyC/CorC family transporter, with protein sequence MEHISTTTLIVTLIIMVIISAYFSGSETGMMTLNRYRLRHMAKQGNRQAKRVEKLLRKPDRLISLVLIGNNLVNILASALGTIVGMRLYGDVGVAIATGVLTFVVLVFAEVLPKTIAALYPEKVAYPSSFLLAPLQILMMPLVWLLNTITRVLMRMMGIKTDIVISGALSKDELRTIVNESRSQISRRNQDMLLSVLDLEKVSVDDIMVPRNEIVGIDINDDWKSIVRQLTHSPHGRIVLYRDTLDDAMSMLRVREAYRLMTEKKEFTKEVMLRAADEIYFVPEGTPLSTQLVKFQRNKKKVGLVVDEYGDIQGLVTVEDILEEIVGDFTTSMSPTLAEEVTPLNDGSVIIDGTANVREINKAFNWHLPEDEARTINGIILEALEEIPAPGTRVRIEQYDIDILDVQENMIKQVKVMPVKPIRESVAE
- a CDS encoding cytochrome C assembly family protein; protein product: MPVFALLALVAYSISLALIVPGLLQKNSSWRRMAILSATIALICHAFALESRIFPGGESGQNLSLLNVGSLVSLMICTVMTIVASRNRGWLLLPIVYTFALINLAFATFMPNEYITHLETTPGMLVHIGLSLFSYATLIIAALYALQLAWIDYQLKNKRLAFSSEMPPLMSIERKMFHITQIGVVLLTLTLCTGLFYMHNLFSAENIDKAVLSIVAWFVYIVLLWGHYHEGWRGRRVVWFNVTGAGLLTLAYFGSRVLQQFMS
- the ffh gene encoding signal recognition particle protein; its protein translation is MFDNLTDRLSRTLRNISGRGRLTEDNIKDTLREVRMALLEADVALPVVRDFISRVKESAVGHEVNKSLTPGQEFVKIVRNELVAAMGEENQALDLAAQPPAVVLMAGLQGAGKTTSVAKLGKFLREKHKKKVLVVSADVYRPAAIKQLETLAEQVSVDFFPSDVGQKPVDIVNAALKEAKLKFYDVLLVDTAGRLHVDEAMMDEIKQVHASLNPVETLFVVDAMTGQDAANTAKAFNEALPLTGVVLTKVDGDARGGAALSIRHITGKPIKFLGVGEKTEALEPFHPDRIASRILGMGDVLSLIEDIESKVDRAQAEKLASKLKKGDGFDLTDFLEQLRQMKNMGGMASLMGKLPGMGQIPDNVKSQMDDKVLVRMEAIINSMTLKERAKPEIIKGSRKRRIAAGCGMQVQDVNRLLKQFDDMQRMMKKMKSKGGMMKMMRGMKGMMPPGFPGR